Part of the Anaerolineae bacterium genome is shown below.
ATACTCCCCTGGCCGTACCGGGCGATAGATGCGCACCTTTGCGGGCAGCGCGTGATTGGGGGTGGCTGGCGGTACATCGGTATCTTCGACCGGCACCACGGCGTCGGCCCCTTGAGGCAGGGCCGCGCCCGTGTTAATGCGCACGGTCTGGCCCGGCCCTACCTGCCCGTGGAAAGGCTCCCCGGCCCGGGATTCGTCGATCACCTCCAGGATCACGGGGGCCTCTTGCGAAGCGCCTCGCGTATCCTCGGCGCGGACGGCAAAGCCGTCCATGGAGGAGTTGTCGAACAGGGGCAAGGGGATGGAAGTATGCACTGGCTGGGCAAGCACGCGGCCCAGGGCCTGGTGCAGGGGAACGGTTTCCGTTTCGCGCACTGGCGCGAGAAAGTCCTTGAGGCGGGCTCGCGCCTTGGCAACGGGCATCAGGTCAGGCAACGCGGTCATAAACGTTCTCCAACAAAGGGATCAAGAGGCCCGGCTGGGGCCGAGGGCAAAGCGGAGCAGATCAGGGTGCTCCTTGCTTGGGTGGGGCGGCGCGATTCAGGCCAGTCCCACCAAGCGGGCACTGACTTCCCACAATTGGCGCGCAGCCTCCGCCTCGCGGGCCTGGGGAGCGGGTTCCACGATGGTGCGTTTGATGAAGTATTGGCCGCTCACTTTCTCCACCTCGGGAGAGGTGGCCAAGTAGAGCACCGTGTCCGCTCCTTCTTCAGGGGTCAGAGCGAACTGGGAGACCACCCATTGGATCACCTTGTCAACAGGCGCCAGGCCCACTTTCCAAATGCGTGTGGCTACCACGCCGGGGTGCATGACGTTGACGGTGATGGGCGTGTCGGCTAGGCGATGCGCCAGTTCCCGGGTGAAAAGGATGTTGGCCAACTTGGACCGTGCATAGGCTTTGGTGCCGGAATAGCCACGAGCCAGCGTCAAATCGTCCAGAGATAGCACCCCGGAACGATGGGCTTCAGACGACACATTCACAATGCGCCCCTGAGGACTGGCGCGGAGCGTATCCAACAACAGGTTGGTCAACAAAAAGGGCGCCAGGTGATTGACCAGAAAGGTCTTTTCCACACCATACGGGGTGACCTCGCGCCGGAGAAAAAAAGCGCCAGCGTTATTGATCAACACATCCAGTCGCTCGAACCGCTG
Proteins encoded:
- a CDS encoding SDR family oxidoreductase is translated as MDSKICLVTGATSGIGLATATGLAALGAKVVLTGRNPSKAQQTLQAIRQTTGNDKVHALMADFADLAQVRTLAAAFQQRFERLDVLINNAGAFFLRREVTPYGVEKTFLVNHLAPFLLTNLLLDTLRASPQGRIVNVSSEAHRSGVLSLDDLTLARGYSGTKAYARSKLANILFTRELAHRLADTPITVNVMHPGVVATRIWKVGLAPVDKVIQWVVSQFALTPEEGADTVLYLATSPEVEKVSGQYFIKRTIVEPAPQAREAEAARQLWEVSARLVGLA
- a CDS encoding molybdopterin molybdenumtransferase MoeA; protein product: MPVAKARARLKDFLAPVRETETVPLHQALGRVLAQPVHTSIPLPLFDNSSMDGFAVRAEDTRGASQEAPVILEVIDESRAGEPFHGQVGPGQTVRINTGAALPQGADAVVPVEDTDVPPATPNHALPAKVRIYRPVRPGEY